The Streptomyces sp. NL15-2K genome contains a region encoding:
- the treZ gene encoding malto-oligosyltrehalose trehalohydrolase, producing MQFEVWAPQADRVTLQCDGATRALERDPERAGWWWAEAEARDGTRYGFALDDGPVLPDPRSRRQPDGPDGLSAVVEHDRYAWRTEWAGRPLPGAVLYELHVGTYTREGTLDAAAERLGHLVELGVTHVQLMPLCPFPGRHGWGYEGVSLWAVHEPYGGPEALKRFVDRAHELGLGVVLDVVHNHLGPSGNYLPRFGPYFTDTHHTPWGSAVNLDAPGSDEVRAFLLGSALAWLRDYRIDGLRLDAVHALADTRACTFLEELSTAVDALSADLGRPLFLIAESDLNDPRLVTPRAEGGLGLHAQWNDDFHHALHTALTGESKGYYADFARAPFAALAKTLTGGYFHDGTYSSFRGRHHGRPLDRARAAAHRLLGYSQTHDQVGNRAQGDRLAALVSPGLLACAATLTLTAPFTPMLFMGEEWAAGTPWQFFTDHTDPALAEAVRRGRRREFAAHGWAEEDVPDPQDPATRDRSCLDWAEPERDPHARVLAWYRRLIALRHEQADLTDPDLADTKVAYDERERWLAFRRGDVRVAVNLAKEPAAIPLGTRPARVLAAWEPVEAPGAGGLLHVPGESCVVLLQE from the coding sequence GTGCAGTTCGAGGTGTGGGCACCGCAGGCCGATCGCGTCACGCTCCAGTGCGACGGCGCCACGCGCGCGTTGGAGCGCGATCCGGAGCGCGCGGGATGGTGGTGGGCAGAGGCCGAGGCGCGGGACGGCACGCGGTACGGCTTCGCGCTGGACGACGGACCCGTGTTGCCGGACCCGCGCTCGCGCCGGCAGCCGGACGGCCCCGACGGGCTCAGCGCGGTCGTCGAGCACGACCGGTACGCGTGGCGCACCGAGTGGGCGGGTCGTCCGCTGCCGGGTGCGGTGCTGTACGAGCTGCACGTGGGCACGTACACGCGCGAGGGCACTCTGGACGCGGCCGCCGAGCGGCTCGGGCACCTCGTGGAACTGGGTGTCACGCACGTCCAGTTGATGCCGCTGTGCCCCTTCCCCGGGCGGCACGGCTGGGGATACGAGGGGGTCTCGCTGTGGGCCGTGCACGAGCCGTACGGCGGCCCCGAGGCACTGAAACGCTTCGTCGACCGGGCCCATGAGCTCGGCCTGGGCGTGGTCCTGGACGTGGTGCACAACCACCTGGGGCCCTCCGGCAACTACCTCCCTCGGTTCGGCCCGTACTTCACGGACACGCACCACACCCCCTGGGGTTCCGCCGTGAACCTGGACGCGCCCGGCTCGGACGAGGTACGTGCGTTCCTGCTGGGCAGCGCGCTGGCGTGGCTGCGGGACTACCGGATCGACGGGCTGCGGCTGGACGCGGTGCACGCGCTGGCGGACACACGCGCGTGCACCTTCCTGGAGGAGCTGTCGACGGCCGTGGACGCCCTGTCCGCCGATCTGGGCCGGCCGCTGTTCCTGATCGCCGAGTCGGACCTGAACGACCCGCGTCTGGTCACCCCGCGCGCGGAGGGCGGCCTCGGTCTGCACGCGCAGTGGAACGACGACTTCCACCACGCCCTGCACACCGCGCTGACCGGCGAGTCGAAGGGCTACTACGCCGACTTCGCGCGCGCCCCCTTCGCCGCGCTCGCCAAGACACTCACGGGCGGCTACTTCCACGACGGCACGTACTCGAGCTTCCGGGGCCGGCACCACGGGCGCCCCCTGGACCGCGCGCGCGCGGCGGCGCACCGGCTCCTCGGCTACAGCCAGACCCACGACCAGGTGGGCAACCGCGCCCAGGGAGACCGCCTGGCGGCCCTGGTCTCCCCCGGCCTGCTGGCCTGCGCGGCCACACTGACCCTGACCGCCCCCTTCACGCCGATGCTGTTCATGGGTGAGGAGTGGGCTGCGGGCACGCCCTGGCAGTTCTTCACCGACCACACCGATCCCGCGCTCGCCGAGGCCGTACGGCGGGGCAGGCGCCGCGAGTTCGCCGCGCACGGCTGGGCCGAGGAGGACGTCCCCGATCCGCAGGACCCGGCGACCCGTGACCGCTCCTGCCTCGACTGGGCCGAGCCCGAACGTGATCCCCACGCGCGCGTGCTGGCCTGGTACCGCCGGCTCATCGCCCTGCGGCACGAACAGGCGGACCTCACCGATCCCGACCTCGCCGACACCAAGGTGGCCTACGACGAGCGGGAGCGCTGGCTGGCCTTCCGGCGCGGAGACGTCCGCGTCGCCGTGAACCTCGCCAAGGAACCGGCGGCCATCCCCCTGGGCACCCGCCCCGCGCGCGTGCTCGCCGCGTGGGAGCCCGTCGAGGCCCCGGGCGCGGGCGGGCTGCTGCACGTGCCCGGGGAGTCGTGCGTGGTGTTGCTGCAGGAGTGA
- a CDS encoding DUF1707 and FHA domain-containing protein → MTSSFEFNTYPARLSDAERDKALKVLRDGVAMGRLSHDTFIRRMELALTARRLDELAALTADLPKDSRVSRLVFGTVEAVSGFTVRLRRAWQAERLPKLLLPHPAGGHALRIGRDPANGLRLTHETVSRVHAELSRQGGMWVLRDLGSTNGTTVNGRRVIGAAVVREGDQVGFGQIAFRLSAH, encoded by the coding sequence GTGACGTCGTCCTTCGAGTTCAACACGTACCCCGCGCGGCTGTCCGACGCGGAGCGCGACAAGGCGCTGAAGGTGCTTCGTGACGGCGTCGCCATGGGCCGCCTGTCGCACGACACGTTCATCCGGCGCATGGAGCTGGCGCTCACCGCCCGCCGCCTGGACGAGCTCGCCGCGCTCACCGCCGACCTGCCCAAGGACAGCCGCGTCTCGCGCCTGGTGTTCGGCACCGTCGAGGCGGTCTCCGGCTTCACCGTACGGCTGCGCAGGGCCTGGCAGGCCGAGCGGCTCCCCAAGCTGCTCCTGCCGCATCCCGCGGGCGGCCACGCCCTGCGCATAGGCCGCGACCCCGCCAATGGGCTCAGGCTGACCCACGAGACGGTGTCCCGGGTGCACGCCGAGCTCAGCCGCCAGGGCGGCATGTGGGTGCTGCGGGACCTCGGTTCGACCAACGGTACGACGGTGAACGGGCGGCGGGTCATCGGCGCGGCGGTCGTCCGCGAGGGCGACCAGGTCGGGTTCGGCCAGATCGCGTTCCGGCTCTCGGCCCACTGA
- a CDS encoding M14 family zinc carboxypeptidase, whose product MWRCALPPLLRYPTVDELGARAAALVARHPGDARLRQVGTSRAGTPLWLLSVGHGSRQALAVAGPHANEPVGGATVLRLAERALADPTLTSGADATWNLLLCLDPDGLRRNERWLRGPYTLGHYFRNFFRPGFLEQPEWLPDGAAGAVLPETRTLLELQDELRPFFQCSLHGVDVGGGFVELTRDLPGLAHRVADTAARLGIPRELGPYDTLYWPNLGPAVYRIPPPRPSGLAAAITEAAVESTWFHPHRHGTVTAVVEAPMWGVAAVEDDGPPADAAAVLRTVSHTLRHDARLLDRLLARIRPHVSTTPGAARLLAPVEDYLLVCPGLADAWDPEVASGPRPLPPLNSAHLTALRIAGRRLALRTAGLLHQLVTRSGADPAGVLPELDRLVDEWCADYHDGCQARWIPVARQVEYQSRVVLAAFSLAGRYAPACSRSGESGWGSQPAVPMHRE is encoded by the coding sequence ATGTGGAGGTGCGCCCTGCCGCCACTCCTCCGCTACCCGACCGTCGACGAGCTCGGCGCCAGGGCGGCCGCGCTCGTCGCGCGCCACCCGGGGGACGCCCGGCTGCGCCAGGTGGGCACCTCTCGCGCGGGCACGCCCCTGTGGCTGCTCTCCGTCGGCCACGGCAGCCGCCAGGCCCTCGCCGTCGCAGGTCCGCACGCCAACGAGCCCGTGGGCGGCGCCACCGTCCTGCGGCTGGCCGAGCGGGCTCTCGCCGACCCCACGCTCACCTCCGGTGCCGACGCCACCTGGAACCTGCTGCTGTGCCTCGACCCCGACGGCCTGCGCCGCAACGAGCGCTGGCTGCGCGGCCCCTACACCCTCGGCCACTACTTCCGGAACTTCTTCCGGCCCGGCTTCCTGGAGCAGCCCGAGTGGCTCCCCGACGGCGCGGCCGGCGCCGTACTCCCGGAGACCCGCACTCTGCTCGAACTCCAGGACGAACTGCGGCCCTTCTTCCAGTGCTCCCTGCACGGCGTCGACGTCGGCGGCGGCTTCGTCGAGCTCACCCGCGACCTGCCCGGCCTCGCCCACCGCGTCGCGGACACCGCGGCCCGCCTCGGCATACCGCGCGAACTCGGCCCGTACGACACCCTGTACTGGCCGAACCTCGGGCCCGCCGTCTACCGAATACCGCCCCCGCGCCCGAGCGGCCTGGCCGCGGCCATCACCGAGGCCGCCGTCGAGTCGACGTGGTTCCACCCGCACCGGCACGGCACCGTGACCGCCGTCGTCGAGGCGCCCATGTGGGGCGTGGCCGCGGTGGAGGACGACGGCCCGCCCGCCGACGCGGCCGCGGTACTGCGCACCGTCAGCCACACCCTGCGCCACGACGCCCGGCTCCTGGATCGGCTCCTCGCCCGGATCCGGCCCCATGTCTCGACGACGCCCGGCGCGGCGCGCCTGCTCGCCCCGGTCGAGGACTATTTGCTCGTCTGCCCCGGCCTCGCCGACGCGTGGGACCCCGAGGTCGCCTCCGGCCCGCGCCCCCTTCCGCCCCTGAACAGCGCCCACCTGACCGCCCTGCGCATCGCCGGCCGGCGGCTGGCCCTGCGCACGGCGGGACTGCTGCACCAGCTCGTGACGCGCTCCGGCGCCGATCCGGCCGGTGTGCTGCCGGAGCTGGACCGGCTGGTCGACGAGTGGTGCGCCGACTACCACGACGGCTGCCAGGCGCGCTGGATCCCGGTGGCACGCCAGGTGGAGTACCAGTCGCGGGTGGTGCTCGCCGCGTTCTCGCTCGCCGGTCGGTACGCGCCCGCGTGCTCCCGTTCGGGTGAGTCGGGGTGGGGTTCCCAGCCCGCCGTGCCGATGCATCGGGAATGA
- a CDS encoding SSI family serine proteinase inhibitor — MTYTTYTTTVTAVRAGLLAAAALVLATAAPVAATPQEPAGVSWLFVTVTRGEARAGDAPGTLLLCDPPQGHSRAAEACAQLHSAHGDLRAIKAKDTYCPMIYAPVTAHARGQWNGRPVDYTETFSNACVMGARTGAIFALDGSRPSRSGGVAHARGA; from the coding sequence ATGACGTACACCACGTACACCACCACAGTGACAGCGGTACGGGCCGGTCTGCTGGCTGCGGCCGCCCTCGTCCTCGCCACCGCGGCCCCGGTCGCGGCGACGCCTCAGGAGCCCGCCGGTGTCAGCTGGCTCTTCGTCACCGTCACCAGAGGCGAAGCCCGCGCCGGCGACGCGCCCGGCACCCTGCTGCTGTGCGACCCGCCCCAGGGCCACAGCCGCGCCGCCGAGGCGTGCGCGCAACTCCACTCGGCCCACGGCGACCTGCGCGCCATCAAGGCGAAGGACACCTACTGCCCGATGATCTACGCCCCGGTGACCGCCCACGCGCGCGGGCAGTGGAACGGACGGCCGGTGGACTACACGGAGACCTTCTCGAACGCGTGCGTGATGGGCGCACGGACCGGAGCGATCTTCGCGCTGGACGGATCGCGCCCAAGCCGCAGTGGCGGCGTCGCACACGCGCGTGGGGCGTGA
- a CDS encoding M14 family zinc carboxypeptidase, translating into MSVLPEPRYPTVTELVVSARALAAQRPGVCILRQIGVSRAGRPLHLLSVGRARRAVLVVAGAHSNEPTGGATLLSVAERTLNDRKLRDGTSWHFLLCADPDGASLHVTPAPRSLFDYHLGFYRPPGPEQPEWSPSELPPDRLPPETRALTGIIDELRPFLQVTLHGTDVGGSWVQLTKDVPGLAEPFAKSAAELNIPVETGASDAAGWPASGPGVHVMPAPGAGAAYPSMPDDARCSTWYHVHRYGGLTAVVEVPMWASDLVDDPAPHPAPAAAMRQLADRLLRDTRQVERVLADALPRLDGTAGPLLRAARWGLELVPGLAADWTHTTPVNGSRAYVGSVDAFGRRLPLRAAAMLMRVLQETDDRAAPRLERLVSTWSHAFAERFRARWVPLEHQVEHQSRTVVAAALHARDRAT; encoded by the coding sequence GTGAGTGTTCTGCCGGAGCCGCGCTACCCCACCGTGACCGAACTCGTCGTGTCCGCGAGGGCGTTGGCCGCTCAACGGCCCGGCGTGTGCATCCTGAGACAGATCGGAGTTTCCCGGGCGGGCAGGCCGCTCCACCTGCTGTCCGTGGGCCGTGCCCGGCGCGCCGTGCTGGTCGTCGCGGGCGCCCACTCCAACGAGCCGACCGGGGGCGCAACCCTCCTCTCGGTCGCCGAGCGAACCTTGAACGACCGGAAGTTGAGGGACGGTACGTCCTGGCACTTCCTGCTGTGCGCGGACCCGGACGGGGCGAGCCTGCATGTGACTCCCGCGCCGCGCAGCCTGTTCGACTACCACCTCGGCTTCTACCGGCCGCCGGGACCGGAGCAGCCGGAGTGGTCGCCGTCCGAGCTGCCGCCCGATCGGCTCCCGCCCGAGACGCGCGCCCTGACCGGGATCATCGACGAGCTGCGCCCCTTCCTCCAGGTGACCCTGCACGGGACCGACGTGGGCGGCAGCTGGGTGCAGTTGACGAAGGACGTCCCGGGCCTCGCCGAGCCGTTCGCCAAGTCCGCGGCGGAGCTGAACATACCGGTGGAGACGGGCGCCTCGGACGCCGCGGGCTGGCCCGCCTCCGGGCCCGGCGTGCACGTGATGCCCGCGCCGGGGGCGGGCGCGGCGTACCCGAGCATGCCGGACGACGCGCGGTGCAGCACCTGGTACCACGTCCACCGGTACGGCGGCCTGACCGCGGTCGTGGAGGTACCGATGTGGGCGAGCGACCTGGTCGACGATCCGGCGCCGCACCCGGCCCCGGCCGCGGCGATGCGGCAGCTGGCGGACCGGCTGCTGCGGGACACACGGCAGGTCGAGCGGGTCCTCGCCGACGCGCTGCCCCGTCTCGACGGCACCGCCGGACCCCTGCTGCGGGCCGCGCGATGGGGGCTGGAGCTGGTGCCGGGGCTGGCCGCGGACTGGACGCACACCACGCCCGTCAACGGCTCGAGGGCGTACGTCGGCAGCGTGGACGCGTTCGGACGCCGGTTGCCGTTACGGGCGGCGGCGATGCTGATGCGGGTCCTTCAGGAGACCGACGACCGTGCGGCGCCGCGTCTCGAACGGCTCGTGTCGACCTGGAGCCACGCCTTCGCGGAGCGCTTCCGGGCCCGCTGGGTGCCTCTGGAGCATCAGGTCGAGCACCAGTCCCGCACGGTCGTCGCGGCTGCGCTGCACGCGCGCGATCGGGCGACATGA
- a CDS encoding DUF397 domain-containing protein: MSTSELAWFKSSYSSSGSGDCIEVATHPSRIHVRDSKDKDGPQLALSPTAWADFVTYAAK; this comes from the coding sequence ATGAGCACGTCCGAACTGGCTTGGTTCAAGAGCAGCTACAGCAGCAGCGGTTCCGGCGACTGCATCGAAGTCGCCACCCACCCCAGCCGCATCCACGTCCGCGACTCCAAGGACAAGGACGGCCCCCAGCTCGCGCTCTCCCCCACCGCCTGGGCCGACTTCGTCACGTACGCGGCGAAGTGA
- a CDS encoding helix-turn-helix transcriptional regulator, protein MVVDGRVGAGSGEPEPSDSLRTFGAVVQALREHHELSREEFGRLVGFSKHTVASVELGRRMPDVDFVEAAEGALGNTGALRKAAGCLARQPGLAAWFRRWAGLEKMAITLYTYECRMIPGLLQTEAYARQLFVDELPPLNDEQIEANWAARAERQQLLRERQNTAFSFIIEEHVLLRGTGGVEVTRGAIAHLLDITELRNVEIQIMPLVRRSHAGLHGPMQLLETPQHKWFAYMEAPESGQLISDAKAISVLQSRYARMRSQALSIEDSVSLLQRMRGDL, encoded by the coding sequence ATGGTGGTCGACGGACGGGTGGGTGCGGGCAGCGGGGAGCCGGAACCGTCGGACAGTCTGCGGACGTTCGGGGCGGTCGTGCAGGCGCTGCGTGAGCATCATGAGTTGAGCAGGGAGGAGTTCGGGAGGCTGGTGGGGTTCTCGAAACACACGGTGGCGTCCGTGGAATTGGGGAGGCGGATGCCCGACGTGGACTTCGTGGAGGCGGCGGAGGGGGCGCTGGGGAACACGGGAGCCCTGCGGAAGGCTGCGGGGTGTCTGGCGCGGCAGCCGGGGTTGGCGGCCTGGTTTCGTCGGTGGGCCGGGCTGGAGAAGATGGCGATCACCCTCTACACGTACGAGTGCAGGATGATCCCGGGTCTGTTGCAGACGGAGGCCTACGCACGCCAACTGTTCGTCGACGAGTTGCCACCACTGAACGACGAGCAGATCGAAGCCAACTGGGCCGCCCGGGCGGAGCGTCAGCAGTTGCTGCGGGAGCGGCAGAACACCGCGTTCAGCTTCATCATCGAGGAGCACGTGCTCCTGCGCGGGACCGGCGGGGTGGAGGTCACCCGGGGTGCCATCGCTCACCTGCTGGACATCACGGAGTTGCGGAACGTCGAGATCCAGATCATGCCGTTGGTGCGGAGGTCACATGCCGGACTGCACGGGCCGATGCAGCTGTTGGAGACCCCGCAGCACAAGTGGTTCGCCTACATGGAGGCCCCGGAAAGCGGGCAGCTCATCTCCGACGCGAAGGCAATCAGCGTGCTTCAGAGCCGGTATGCCAGGATGCGTTCACAGGCTCTCAGCATCGAGGACTCCGTGAGCCTGTTGCAACGGATGCGAGGAGACCTATGA
- a CDS encoding ATP-binding protein — MTACPTPQPPVTVRVFTQRLSATPRGARLARHLALTQLHTWGIPHGTDVSDTVALIVAELATNAVIHGRVPGRDFELRLALVPGSVRIEVSDTCPEPHPPASSAVSAPHPLEETGRGLLLVDALAARWEAVDREPSPGKTVCAEVDVPGWLGLIRTAPA; from the coding sequence ATGACAGCATGCCCCACCCCCCAACCTCCGGTTACCGTACGTGTGTTCACCCAGCGCCTCAGCGCCACCCCACGCGGCGCCCGCCTCGCCCGACACCTCGCCCTGACCCAGTTGCACACCTGGGGCATCCCCCACGGCACGGACGTCTCGGACACCGTCGCGTTGATCGTCGCCGAGCTGGCGACGAACGCCGTCATCCACGGGCGCGTACCCGGCCGGGACTTCGAGCTGCGGCTCGCGCTCGTGCCGGGCAGCGTCCGCATCGAGGTCAGCGACACCTGTCCGGAGCCTCATCCGCCCGCTTCCAGCGCCGTATCCGCCCCGCATCCGCTCGAAGAAACCGGTCGCGGCCTGCTCCTCGTCGACGCGCTCGCCGCCCGCTGGGAGGCGGTGGACAGGGAGCCGTCACCGGGGAAGACGGTGTGCGCCGAGGTGGACGTGCCCGGGTGGCTGGGACTCATCAGAACTGCTCCGGCGTAG
- a CDS encoding TetR family transcriptional regulator C-terminal domain-containing protein has protein sequence MPTERRTLLADAAITVLAETGMRGLTHRAVDRAAGFPPGTTSAYFRTRQALLTALVRRLVDLDQAELQELGETTPVPRDADELVAALSAFCAERLTGDGRRRSLARYACALESVHHAELREILAPRANAALRAVRDFLSAAGVGDAEERTVTLLTCVDGLVFDRLVHGGAVTEEELRGLVASALR, from the coding sequence GTGCCCACTGAACGCCGTACTCTCCTCGCCGACGCGGCGATCACCGTGCTCGCCGAAACGGGGATGCGAGGCCTGACCCACCGCGCGGTCGACCGGGCGGCCGGGTTCCCTCCGGGGACGACCTCGGCATACTTCCGTACGCGCCAGGCCCTGCTGACGGCACTGGTCCGACGGCTGGTCGACCTGGACCAGGCGGAACTTCAGGAGCTCGGCGAGACGACACCGGTACCGCGTGACGCGGACGAGTTGGTGGCCGCCCTCAGCGCCTTCTGCGCGGAACGGCTCACCGGGGACGGGCGGCGCCGCTCCCTCGCGCGGTACGCGTGCGCGCTCGAGAGCGTGCACCATGCGGAGCTGCGGGAGATCCTCGCCCCGCGCGCGAACGCGGCGCTGCGGGCGGTGCGGGATTTCCTGTCCGCCGCGGGCGTGGGCGATGCGGAGGAGCGTACGGTCACTCTGCTCACCTGCGTGGACGGGCTGGTCTTCGACCGTCTGGTGCACGGTGGTGCCGTGACGGAGGAGGAGCTCCGGGGGCTGGTGGCGTCGGCGCTGCGGTGA
- a CDS encoding FAD-dependent monooxygenase yields MGGTAVVAGGGIGGLAVALGLRRVGWDVSVVERAPVLADVGAGISLHANGLRALDVLGVGQAVRAAARPQYTGGTRTPDGGWLSRMDGAALERELGTPIVGIPRADLHRLLRAALPAECLVVGAEVTTVDRTEPGRVRIPLDDGVLDADLLVAADGVNSRLRTQLFPAHPGPAYSGSTVLRAITEHPVDALSTDFAVTWGPGAEFGHVVFADGRAEWHAVLNSAAGVRHDDPLAAMRRRFRDWHDPIPRLLDATRPDAVLHHDIRELVTPLPSFAVGRIALLGDAAHAMTPNLGQGACQALEDAAVLAAALAAEPTVESALTRYDTQRRPRSQSVARAARQAGRMGQQLTHSMAIALRNTALRLAPSGVTVRAILRHADWKPPRLS; encoded by the coding sequence ATGGGCGGAACCGCAGTCGTGGCCGGCGGCGGCATCGGCGGGCTGGCAGTCGCCCTCGGGCTCCGCCGCGTCGGATGGGACGTGAGCGTCGTCGAGCGCGCCCCCGTCCTCGCGGACGTCGGCGCGGGAATCTCCCTGCACGCCAACGGTCTGCGCGCCTTGGACGTCCTGGGCGTCGGCCAGGCGGTGCGGGCGGCAGCGCGGCCGCAGTACACCGGCGGCACCCGCACTCCCGACGGCGGATGGCTGTCCCGGATGGACGGGGCGGCTCTCGAACGCGAGCTGGGCACGCCCATCGTCGGCATCCCGCGCGCCGACCTGCACCGCCTCCTGCGCGCGGCCCTGCCCGCAGAGTGCCTGGTCGTCGGAGCCGAGGTGACCACCGTCGACCGCACCGAGCCCGGCCGGGTACGGATACCCCTCGACGACGGCGTCCTGGACGCGGACCTCCTCGTCGCAGCCGACGGAGTCAACAGCCGCCTGCGGACACAGCTCTTCCCCGCTCACCCCGGCCCTGCCTACAGCGGCTCGACCGTCCTGCGGGCCATCACCGAGCACCCCGTCGACGCCCTGAGCACCGACTTCGCGGTGACCTGGGGACCCGGCGCCGAGTTCGGGCACGTCGTTTTCGCCGACGGTCGTGCGGAGTGGCATGCGGTGCTGAACTCAGCGGCCGGAGTCCGCCACGACGACCCCCTCGCCGCCATGCGCCGACGCTTCCGCGACTGGCACGATCCGATCCCCCGCCTGCTGGACGCGACCCGCCCCGACGCCGTCCTGCACCACGACATCCGGGAGCTGGTGACCCCGCTGCCCTCCTTCGCCGTCGGCCGGATCGCCCTCCTCGGTGACGCCGCGCACGCCATGACCCCGAACCTCGGCCAGGGCGCCTGCCAGGCACTGGAGGACGCCGCCGTCCTGGCCGCCGCGCTCGCCGCCGAGCCCACGGTCGAGTCGGCACTCACCCGTTACGACACCCAACGCCGCCCGCGCAGCCAGTCCGTCGCTCGCGCCGCCCGCCAAGCGGGGCGCATGGGGCAGCAACTGACACACTCCATGGCGATCGCCCTGCGCAACACCGCCCTCCGACTCGCCCCGTCGGGGGTGACGGTCCGGGCCATCCTGCGCCACGCCGACTGGAAGCCACCGCGGCTGAGTTGA